TCGCCACATTGTCTTTGTCATTAAGAATAATACCGTCGATCATGGATATGCCCCCTTTTTGATAGTTTCTTAACGTACAATAACCGCCACGCCGTCAGGAATCACCGTAATTTTTGCATCCTTGCCGACCACTGCTTCCGCCTGAACCAACGCCTCTTCAAAGGTTTCCGCCGCCGCAAATCCCATGCGCCGCAGCACTTCGTGCTGGGCCGGAGCGGTCACAAAAACAACCTTATGCTTGCACTGAATCCGTGCCATGATCTGTGTCGCCCATTGATCCGGTACGGTGGAGTAGCGGTCCACCGCTAAAATGGTATTTGTCACAGCTGCAGCTCCTTTTTGCAGCCATTCATACAACTCAGCGCTGCCATGACCATCCCCCAAATCAGCGCAGACAATAATAACGCCGCCTTCTTTGCAGGTGGCTTCTGCCGAAGACAAGCCTTTTACATGCTGATAAATATTTTGGTCCAACGGATAGCCGCCGTTGGTAGTGACAACAATCTCCGCTGGCGCGGCGGCTACCGCCGCCAGTTCCTGCAAAAACGCACAACCTTGCAAATGAGCCTGCTCCACGTCGCCTGCAAAAGCACCGATTACCTTTTTCTGCGCATCAATGACGACATTGACAATATAGGCCAATTTGGCCTGGCGCGCCGCGTGAACCATGTCCTCGTGAATCGGATTTCCCTCTAGAATTCCCACCCGCGCTTTCTCATGCGCAATATGTTCTGCACAATGATTAACTCGAATGGTGCTGTCGCCGACAATTCCTGGCAGCACGCT
This genomic window from uncultured Anaeromusa sp. contains:
- the larA gene encoding nickel-dependent lactate racemase, translated to MNIHIPYGKEELMVTLPQERVAAVLESKAHGYQAEASEAELVRRAMAAPIGTPRLQELAQGKKNIVIIVSDHTRPVPTQVIAPLLLEEIKAGNSQAQVTFLVATGLHRSTTEQELREKFGPDLYGNVHIVVHDCWDKSSLVQLAKLPSGGELWLNKVAAEADLLLAEGFIEPHLFAGFSGGRKSVLPGIVGDSTIRVNHCAEHIAHEKARVGILEGNPIHEDMVHAARQAKLAYIVNVVIDAQKKVIGAFAGDVEQAHLQGCAFLQELAAVAAAPAEIVVTTNGGYPLDQNIYQHVKGLSSAEATCKEGGVIIVCADLGDGHGSAELYEWLQKGAAAVTNTILAVDRYSTVPDQWATQIMARIQCKHKVVFVTAPAQHEVLRRMGFAAAETFEEALVQAEAVVGKDAKITVIPDGVAVIVR